A stretch of the Orcinus orca chromosome 1, mOrcOrc1.1, whole genome shotgun sequence genome encodes the following:
- the LRRC39 gene encoding leucine-rich repeat-containing protein 39 — MSDSVVCTGAVNAVKEVWEKRIKKYNEDLKREKEFQQKLVRIWEERVSLTKLREKVIREDGRVILKIENEEWKTLPSSLLKLNQLQEWQLHRTGLVKIPEFIGRFQNLIVLDLSRNTISDIPREIGLLTRLQELILSYNKIKTVPKELSNCARLEKLELAVNRDICDLPQELSNLLKLTHLDLSMNHFTTIPPAVLNMPALEWLDMGSNRLEQLPDTVERMQSLHTLWLQRNKITCLPETISNMKNLGTLVLSNNKLKDIPVCMEEMTNLRFVNFRDNPLKLEVTLPPGENTDEEEERELFGLQFMHTYIQESRRAGNQVNCSTTLPNSINADG, encoded by the exons ATGTCAGACAGTGTGGTTTGTACTGGGGCTGTCAATGCTGTAAAGGAAGTTtgggagaaaagaataaagaaatacaaTGAAGACCTGAAGCGAGAGAAGGAATTTCAACAAAA GCTAGTGCGAATCTGGGAAGAACGAGTGAGCTTAACCAAGCTAAGAGAAAAGGTCATCAGGGAAGACGGAAGGGTCATTTTGAAGATAGAAAATGAGGAATGGAAG ACCCTCCCTTCTTCTCTACTAAAACTAAATCAGCTACAGGAATGGCAACTTCATAGAACTGGCTTGGTGAAAATTCCTGAGTTCATTGGAAGATTCCAGAACCTTATTGTGTTAGATTTATCTCGAAACACAATTTCAGACATACCTCGAGAAATTG GACTGCTTACTAGACTTCAGGAACTGATTCTTAGTTACAACAAAATCAAAACTGTCCCCAAGGAACTAAGTAACTGTGCCAGACTGGAGAAACTTGAACTTGCTGTTAACAGAGATATATGTGATCTTCCACAAGAG CTCAGCAACTTGTTAAAGCTTACTCACCTTGATCTGAGTATGAACCACTTTACTACAATCCCTCCTGCTGTGTTGAACATGCCTGCCCTTGAGTGGCTTGATATGGGAAGCAACAGACTTGAACAACTTCCTGATACTGTAGAAAG AATGCAAAGTCTACACACATTATGGCTCCAACGGAATAAAATAACATGCTTGCCAGAAACAATCAGCAATATGAAAAATCTGGGTACTCTTGTTCTCAGCAACAATAAACTGAAAGATATTCCAGTGTGCATGGAAGAGATGACCAATCTAAG GTTTGTCAACTTCCGAGACAACCCACTGAAATTGGAAGTAACACTTCCTCCTGGAGAAAACACagatgaggaagaggaaagggaattATTCGGCCTTCAGTTTATGCACACGTACATACAGGAGTCACGGAGAGCAG GTAACCAAGTCAACTGCtctactactttaccaaactctATAAATGCTGATGGATAA